The window TAGCCGCATCAGTACTGTAGTCTCCTTTCTTCCAGCGTGGAAAATAGTTTTCTCTGTTTACGGTAAGTCGTATGATAGCTACAGGCAACTTGTTGAATAACATTCTCTTAAAGATGATACCCTATTTTTTACCTCCTTCTTAAATCGGTTCAGTCATCGGCGATATATTCAGTAAAATAAGTTCAATGAAAAAGCCCCACAAGTATATAGGACTTAATCAGGGGCTAATACCTGGGTTGGCCACCATAGCTGAAATTCTTTCGCTCCGGTAGTTGTATTTCAATTACTTTTGTCTTAGTAAGGGAATTTGCAGGTTCGTGGGACGGTTTTCTTCTATATCAAAACCTCTTCCGTCAACATTTCGTGCTCCCCAAAATAAAAGATCACCTAAAACATAGGTCAGGTCGTACTCTTTAAATAGTTGCCCTTCTGCTAATCCAAACGGTGGAAAAGCCTTTCTTATAATATCCTGTCCTTCGTCAACCTTCCACTCTGCAAAGCATTGCGTATATTTATTAAGCACGTCAGCAAATCCCTGAGCTTTGGGAGTAACGACATAAGAGATATCAGCAGTAAAATTAACCTTCTGGGCTCCGGGGGCGATCGGATGATCGCCGAGCCATTCAATGTGCCCTCTAATTGCCATATTGGCTATCAGAACTTTACCATAAGGATCAGCAAGGTTTGTGACAATAAGTTCAAATGTGTCATCCTCATTGAGGGTAAATTTCCGGGTCAGGTAAAACGGTTTCAATAGCCCCTCTTCATTTTTAAGGCTACTTGGACGGATTTCAGGAGCGATACTTTCCCAGTGGCCAACCGATGATTCTTTTATCTGATTTACATCCATAAATATTTATTTAATGATTTTTAAGTTTTATTAAATTCGACAAACCAGTCAAAAAGGACAGCACGATATTTTATAATTGCGTAAGTTTTAAAGTATCCTTATGAAGCGGAAATAGAAAGATCCTGCCAATCTTCCCAAACTTTCCTGCGGTCCTCATAAACCCGATTTAGAATTGGCCACACGTCACCAAGTAAAAGTCGTAACGGTGGGTTTTTCTCATCAATCAACTTTAACATTATTGGGCCGGTTTTCTTAGGGTCAAAACTTTGACTGCCCATTACTTTTTTAAAACTCTCTTTAATTTGATCGTAAGCTTCAAGTGGTTTACTTTGTTTAGATGACGTTCCAAGCCAATCCGTCTCATATCCACCCGGCTCTACCAGTGTAATTTTTATACCTAACTCAGCAACTTCAGCAGCAAGTGATTCAGAGAATGCTTCAACTGCGAATTTAGATGCATGATAAATTCCTAAAACTGGAAGGGCTATGACTCCACCAATGCTGGAAATTTGAATTATATGACCACTTTTCTGTTTTCGCATTACCGGTAACGCCGCCTGCGTGACCCACAGCGTACCAAAAAAATTGGTATCCATCTGAGCACGTGCCTCTTCTTCTGATACTTCTTCAGTTGCTCCAAAATGTCCATATCCAGCATTGTTTATCACGACGTCCAGCCTGCCAAAATGTGAATAGGCTTGCTGAATCGCATTAAAGGCCGAATCTCTACTAGTAACATCCAAGGGTAATGTTAAAATGGAGTTGCCATATTTTTTGACAAGATCATCTAAAGCACTTATGTTTCTTGCAGTAGCTACTACATTGTCACCCCTTTCCAGAGCAGCTTCTGTCCAAACACGTCCAAATCCCTTAGACGCGCCGGTGATAAAAATTACTTTTTCCATTAGTATATCTCTTTAAGGTGAATTTGGTTTCACTATTTAAGCTTATCCTTGACAGTAAATATCAGTTTATTGGACGTTGCGAGACTGTAAATTTCAAAGCAAATCTTGTAGATTTTAAAGGTATTTGACAGAACTCAGTGCAGTTGCCACTAAAAATGCTCCTGTTCCTACTATAGAACACCTTATTGATAATCAATTCATTAATAATTATTTAAGGGTCAGACCCTTTAAGGACCCCGGTAAAAATATGCACCCTTCGAACCTTTGTACCGTCGATCAGGCAAGAACAAGTTCTCCTGATTCTACGGTCTTTGACATCGGGGAACAAAGCATTATCCACCTGAAAAATGGAAATTTTGCGAAGCTGAGATAATATCAACAAAGCGAACGCGCATTGGCAGCCGAGAGGCCGTATTGTAGAATACGACGTGAGTAGTTCCGAATTATATATAAACACCTGAAGGGGCCATAGTGCCCCTTTTTTTATGCTCGAAATTATGGAAAATCATCAATTAAAAGCCAGCGAGATCAAGGAAAATTATTCTCTTGTAGACCTTTTAACACACCTGGGTTATGTGCCGGTCAAGCGCGTTCGCAATGAACAACTTTATTTAAGTATGTTACGCGATTCTGATACCACGCCCTCTTTTTCTGTCAACGATAAACAGGGCACCTGGTATGACTTTGGCGAAGGTAAAGGCGGCAACATCATCGATTTTGGCTTGCTGTACTGGAAAGGTCTGTCCTTCCCGGAAGTCTTGGAAAAGATCGCACTGACCTGCGATGGCTCTGTTTCGGTTTTATCTGCGGCGCTTAATTATAAACGACAGCCCCTTGTTGAAAAAGCACCCAATTATGAGATACTGGATATTAAAGACCTCGGCAGCAATCCCGCCATCCTGAATTACCTGGAAAGCCGGGGCGTGGGTCAAGTGGCGGAAGGTAGGCTCAAAGAAATTTATTATTACGTAGAGGATGACGATAAAAAGCGGAATAAGTTCTTTGCAGCAGGTTGGCAAAACGAACAGGGAGCATGGGAAATCCGCAACCTGTATTTCAAAGGTTGTTTAGGTCACAAAGCCATTAGCTTTATCCCCAACTCGGAAAAACGACTATCGGTTTTCGAGGGATTTTTTAATTATTTAAGTTGGCTCACAGAGAACAAGTTCGCACCGGACAGCGTACTGGTCTTAAATTCCATTTCCCTTCTTCAGGTAGGCATAGTGAAAGCACAGGAGTTCCAGGACATTTCGCTTTATTTTGACAATGACCCATCAGGCAGGCAGGCCACCCTTGATTTCCAGGCCGCCATCCCCCGGGCAATCGACCGTTCAGGTATCTATAAAGATTACAACGATTACAACGACCTGATCGTCGCCGAGCGAAGAAGTTATCAATTGGAACGCTGAAAAGCGAACAAGTTCCCTTTTGGTCTTTCCCCTTGCAAGATGTGCTCCTGTCCGACAAAAAACCGCTCCGCTCGTTTTTTGCCAGCCAGTCGCAATCTTGCCCTGGACTTCGCTCCGTACCTACGCGAAGACCAGGGAGTATCGTAAACTCGCAACTCGTTTACTCTGATGAATGGTAGAGGCAGAACAAAGGGCAGGCCGCAGATGATAGCCGGTAAAAGGAGCAAAAAGATTGATGCCCGCTTTACCGAAGACGAATATGCTATCATCTGTGAGTTGGAGAAAACATTGGGCCTGACCAAAACAGAGTTGGTCAGGCAGCGGCTATTAAGCAATGCCGGTTTGCTGGTCGTGAATGCAAAGGAACTGATCGTTTTACTGGATCAGCTGGGTGCCGAGATGGGACGCTGCGGCAATAACATTAACCAGCTGGCAAAATATGCGAATATCCTGAAAAAGCGAGGTATGTTATCGCCTGTTGTGATCGAGCGGTTTAATGTTTTGTTTGAGCAATACCTCAAAAATCAACAAGCATTGGATGTCAGCCTGCGCAAAGTATTCCGGATGACCGGCGTTTAGTTCAGTGAGAACTTGTTTGCTGCGAATTTGTGCACAACGAATTTGGTTGGAGCGAATTTGTTTGCACCGCACTTGTTCAGGCCGAATTTGTTTTTAGTGCACTTGTTTGCAGTGAATTTGTGCGCAGTGAAAAAGTTCCGAATACACAAGTTTACAAAGAACAAATTATGATCGTCCATATCCTGCCGCCTGCCGGTGGTTTTCCCGCTGTTAGCTATAATACTGATAAGGTTGATGCAAATAAGGGCGAGTTGATGAAGGTGGCGAACTTTGGCGCTTTGCAGAGCCTAATGAACGTGCGCCCGGAGGATTACAAAAATCACCTGGCGATGGTATCGGCTATGAATAAGCATGTCAAGCGGCCGCAGTTCCATGTGGTGATTTCAGCAGAAGGCCGCACTTATGACAAGCACGAGCTGACCGCCATTGGCGAGGAATGGCTGGCGCAAATGGGTTATGAAAAACAACCCTACCTGATCATTTTTCATAAGGATACCGCCAATAATCACGTCCATTTGGTGACCGCACGAATCGACCGCACTGGTAAAAAGATCAGCGACCGCTTTGAAAAGATACGGGCGGTGGAGACTTTGAACCGCGTTTTGGGTATTGATGCCAAACATAACGCTAAAAGCGATATTGA is drawn from Mucilaginibacter ginsenosidivorax and contains these coding sequences:
- a CDS encoding SDR family oxidoreductase, which encodes MEKVIFITGASKGFGRVWTEAALERGDNVVATARNISALDDLVKKYGNSILTLPLDVTSRDSAFNAIQQAYSHFGRLDVVINNAGYGHFGATEEVSEEEARAQMDTNFFGTLWVTQAALPVMRKQKSGHIIQISSIGGVIALPVLGIYHASKFAVEAFSESLAAEVAELGIKITLVEPGGYETDWLGTSSKQSKPLEAYDQIKESFKKVMGSQSFDPKKTGPIMLKLIDEKNPPLRLLLGDVWPILNRVYEDRRKVWEDWQDLSISAS
- a CDS encoding plasmid mobilization protein translates to MNGRGRTKGRPQMIAGKRSKKIDARFTEDEYAIICELEKTLGLTKTELVRQRLLSNAGLLVVNAKELIVLLDQLGAEMGRCGNNINQLAKYANILKKRGMLSPVVIERFNVLFEQYLKNQQALDVSLRKVFRMTGV
- a CDS encoding CHC2 zinc finger domain-containing protein; translation: MENHQLKASEIKENYSLVDLLTHLGYVPVKRVRNEQLYLSMLRDSDTTPSFSVNDKQGTWYDFGEGKGGNIIDFGLLYWKGLSFPEVLEKIALTCDGSVSVLSAALNYKRQPLVEKAPNYEILDIKDLGSNPAILNYLESRGVGQVAEGRLKEIYYYVEDDDKKRNKFFAAGWQNEQGAWEIRNLYFKGCLGHKAISFIPNSEKRLSVFEGFFNYLSWLTENKFAPDSVLVLNSISLLQVGIVKAQEFQDISLYFDNDPSGRQATLDFQAAIPRAIDRSGIYKDYNDYNDLIVAERRSYQLER